The proteins below come from a single Streptomyces tubercidicus genomic window:
- a CDS encoding L-serine ammonia-lyase, producing the protein MAISVFDLFSIGIGPSSSHTVGPMRAARMFVGRLKKDGLLSGTVRVRAELFGSLGATGHGHGTPKAVLLGLEGHSPRTVDVESADGEVERIRTTKRLRLLGAEIGSAHEIDFDEANELVLHRRRALPYHANGMTLFAYDAAGTPLLEKTYYSVGGGFVVDEDAVAGENPIVPDDTVLTHPFRTGDELLRLARDTGLSISALMLENEKAWRTEDEIRTGLLEIWQVMQACVSRGMTREGILPGGLKVRRRAANSARALRSEGDAAARAMEWTTLYAMSVNEENAAGGRVVTAPTNGAAGIIPAVLHYYINFVPGADEDGVVRFLLAAGAIGMLFKENASISGAEVGCQGEVGSACSMAAGGLAEVLGGSPEQVENAAEIGMEHNLGLTCDPVGGLVQIPCIERNGMAAVKAVTAARMALRGDGRHHVSLDKVIKTMKDTGADMSVKYKETARGGLAVNIIEC; encoded by the coding sequence GTGGCCATCTCCGTCTTCGATCTCTTCTCCATCGGCATCGGTCCCTCCAGCTCCCACACCGTCGGCCCGATGCGCGCCGCCCGGATGTTCGTCGGACGCCTCAAGAAGGACGGTCTGCTCTCCGGGACGGTCCGCGTCCGCGCCGAACTCTTCGGCTCGCTCGGCGCCACCGGCCACGGCCACGGCACCCCCAAGGCCGTCCTCCTCGGCCTCGAAGGCCACTCGCCCCGCACCGTCGACGTGGAATCCGCCGACGGCGAGGTCGAGCGCATCCGCACCACCAAGCGGCTGCGGCTGCTGGGCGCCGAAATAGGCAGCGCCCACGAGATCGACTTCGACGAGGCGAACGAGCTGGTCCTGCACCGCCGCCGCGCGCTGCCTTACCACGCGAACGGCATGACGCTCTTCGCCTACGACGCGGCCGGCACCCCGCTGCTGGAGAAGACGTACTACTCGGTGGGCGGCGGCTTCGTCGTCGACGAGGACGCCGTCGCCGGCGAGAACCCGATCGTGCCCGACGACACCGTCCTGACCCACCCCTTCCGCACCGGCGACGAGCTGCTGCGGCTGGCCCGGGACACCGGCCTGTCGATCTCCGCCCTCATGCTGGAGAACGAGAAGGCCTGGCGCACCGAGGACGAGATCCGCACCGGGCTGCTGGAGATCTGGCAGGTCATGCAGGCCTGTGTGAGCCGCGGGATGACCCGTGAGGGCATCCTGCCCGGCGGCCTCAAGGTCCGCCGCCGGGCCGCGAACTCCGCCCGCGCACTGCGCTCCGAGGGCGATGCGGCCGCCCGCGCCATGGAGTGGACCACGCTCTACGCGATGTCCGTGAACGAGGAGAACGCGGCCGGCGGCCGGGTGGTGACCGCCCCCACCAACGGCGCGGCCGGCATCATCCCCGCCGTCCTGCACTACTACATCAACTTCGTGCCCGGCGCCGACGAGGACGGCGTGGTCCGCTTCCTGCTCGCGGCCGGCGCCATCGGCATGCTCTTCAAGGAGAACGCCTCCATCTCCGGCGCCGAGGTCGGCTGCCAGGGCGAGGTCGGCTCGGCCTGCTCCATGGCCGCCGGCGGCCTCGCCGAGGTCCTGGGCGGCTCCCCCGAACAGGTCGAGAACGCCGCCGAGATCGGCATGGAACACAACCTCGGCCTGACCTGCGACCCGGTCGGCGGCCTCGTCCAGATCCCCTGCATCGAACGCAACGGCATGGCCGCCGTCAAGGCCGTCACCGCCGCCCGCATGGCCCTCCGCGGCGACGGCCGCCACCACGTCTCCCTCGACAAGGTCATCAAGACCATGAAGGACACCGGCGCCGACATGAGCGTCAAGTACAAGGAGACGGCGCGGGGCGGGCTGGCGGTCAACATCATCGAGTGCTGA
- a CDS encoding phosphatase PAP2 family protein has translation MTPPGPEPEPPGPPGEQPRPEPQPELPIPRRPTAPLVTFAALCAALFAATALAVSVRHGAPLAAEQAAVRWSVAHRGEPARSMARALTATGSGPVPYLMAVLAGLLAGRRARGRLRAVSCAVVVLAVGQAIRYGLMELLARPRPPATDWAGTASGYAFPSGHATTSLLAAGILAWGIARRARPAVARTWCVVLALWAAGVGLTRIYLGVHWPGDVLGGWFLAAALLALALLLEPFALRPPNRS, from the coding sequence GTGACGCCGCCCGGCCCGGAACCGGAACCCCCGGGGCCACCGGGGGAGCAGCCACGGCCGGAGCCGCAGCCGGAACTCCCGATCCCCCGCCGCCCCACCGCCCCGCTCGTTACCTTCGCCGCCCTCTGCGCGGCACTCTTCGCCGCCACCGCCCTGGCCGTGTCCGTACGGCACGGCGCCCCGCTCGCCGCCGAACAGGCCGCCGTCCGCTGGTCCGTCGCCCACCGCGGGGAGCCCGCGCGCTCCATGGCCCGGGCGCTGACCGCCACCGGCAGCGGCCCGGTCCCGTATCTGATGGCGGTGCTCGCCGGTCTGCTGGCCGGACGGCGGGCGCGCGGCCGGCTGCGCGCGGTGAGCTGCGCCGTCGTCGTCCTCGCCGTCGGCCAGGCGATCCGCTACGGCCTGATGGAACTCCTCGCCCGCCCCCGTCCCCCGGCCACCGACTGGGCCGGAACCGCCTCCGGATACGCGTTCCCCTCCGGCCACGCCACCACCTCCCTGCTGGCGGCCGGAATCCTGGCCTGGGGCATCGCCCGCCGCGCCCGCCCCGCCGTGGCCCGCACCTGGTGCGTGGTGCTCGCCCTCTGGGCCGCCGGAGTCGGCCTCACCCGCATCTACCTGGGCGTCCACTGGCCCGGCGATGTCCTCGGCGGCTGGTTCCTGGCGGCCGCCCTGCTCGCCCTGGCGCTCCTGTTGGAACCGTTCGCCCTCCGCCCCCCGAACCGCTCCTGA
- a CDS encoding BlaI/MecI/CopY family transcriptional regulator, with product MAETPPVPRRPPGELEASVLGALWAAEGPLSAAEVQSALGGQLARTTITTILTRLHDKGAVSRSRAGRGFAYSPIQDSAGLTARRMRSELDKQDDRSTALARFVSQLTSEDEQLLRVLLAGAEGGAPEGPQPGPGDAL from the coding sequence ATGGCGGAGACACCACCCGTGCCGCGGCGCCCGCCCGGCGAGCTGGAGGCGAGCGTACTCGGGGCGCTCTGGGCGGCCGAGGGCCCGCTGAGCGCCGCCGAGGTGCAGAGCGCGCTGGGCGGACAGCTCGCGCGCACCACCATCACCACGATCCTCACCCGGCTGCACGACAAGGGGGCCGTATCCCGCTCCCGTGCCGGCCGTGGCTTCGCCTACTCGCCCATACAGGACTCCGCGGGCCTGACCGCCCGGCGGATGCGCAGCGAACTCGACAAACAGGACGACCGCAGTACGGCACTCGCCCGCTTCGTCTCCCAACTGACCAGTGAGGATGAGCAGTTGCTGCGGGTTCTCCTGGCGGGGGCGGAGGGCGGCGCTCCCGAGGGGCCGCAGCCCGGTCCGGGGGACGCCCTATGA
- a CDS encoding sensor histidine kinase, which translates to MAGRDERTGTGPRARHPRLLSRLCSRLSRHLPSWLRSRLRSWRRGGSAAWVRTRRPASLRTAFAVAFAAGAAAVTVLVGFLSYDAAARLVRVDEKSVFSQVVRDLRTQVQEKPFRPADYATADPDHDGPRDDLTRPSRTEVQLLGAGGRIVERGSPVLPAGAVERRIADDDRAGAYAEREADIGDEEYHVATVALGGGRGAVQVAQKFSETEDLLSALQQRTALLAAAVIALAGTGGWWLARRITGRLVRLTAVAESVAEHGRLDVPVPVAGRDEVARLGRAFDDMLGRLASAVQDQQRLVQDAGHELRTPLTSLRTNISLLKRFDELPPDAREELLADLGGEARELSDLVNELVDLAAGTRDDDPLAEVGLAEVAEKAAASARRRTGREITVRTVRPAVVEGRPAALNRALTNLLENAAKFDAGGTEPIEVVVTGARVEVLDRGPGIADADLTRVFDRFYRAAAARGLPGSGLGLAIVREIATAHGGHAFATHRPGGGATLGFTVGTGTGTGQGSAMGPGGAHMENGAGS; encoded by the coding sequence GTGGCGGGACGGGACGAGCGCACCGGGACCGGGCCGCGTGCCAGGCACCCCCGGCTGCTCTCTCGCCTGTGCTCCCGCCTGAGCCGCCACCTGCCTTCCTGGCTCCGCTCCCGGCTGCGCTCCTGGCGGCGCGGCGGGTCGGCGGCCTGGGTGCGCACCCGCAGGCCCGCCAGTCTGCGCACCGCCTTCGCGGTGGCGTTCGCCGCCGGGGCCGCCGCGGTGACCGTCCTCGTCGGATTCCTCAGCTACGACGCGGCGGCCCGGCTGGTACGCGTCGATGAGAAATCGGTGTTCTCGCAGGTCGTACGGGATCTGCGCACCCAGGTCCAGGAGAAGCCGTTCCGGCCCGCCGACTACGCGACCGCCGACCCCGACCATGACGGGCCGCGCGATGATCTCACCCGGCCCAGCCGTACCGAGGTGCAGCTCCTGGGCGCGGGCGGCCGGATCGTGGAGCGGGGGAGCCCGGTGCTGCCGGCCGGTGCCGTGGAACGCCGGATCGCCGACGACGACCGGGCGGGCGCGTATGCGGAGCGGGAGGCGGACATCGGCGACGAGGAATACCACGTCGCGACCGTCGCGCTCGGCGGCGGCCGCGGGGCGGTCCAGGTCGCCCAGAAGTTCAGCGAGACCGAGGATCTGCTCTCCGCGCTCCAGCAGCGCACCGCCCTGCTGGCCGCCGCCGTCATCGCGCTGGCCGGGACGGGCGGCTGGTGGCTGGCGCGCCGGATCACCGGCCGGCTGGTGCGGCTGACCGCGGTCGCCGAGAGCGTGGCGGAGCACGGGCGGCTGGACGTCCCGGTCCCGGTGGCCGGGCGCGACGAGGTCGCCCGGCTCGGGCGCGCCTTCGACGACATGCTCGGCCGGCTGGCCAGCGCCGTCCAGGACCAGCAGCGCCTCGTCCAGGACGCCGGACACGAGCTGCGCACCCCGCTGACCTCGCTCCGCACGAACATCTCCCTGCTGAAACGGTTCGACGAACTGCCGCCGGACGCCCGCGAGGAGCTGTTGGCCGATCTGGGGGGCGAGGCCCGGGAACTCAGCGATCTGGTCAACGAGCTGGTGGATCTGGCCGCCGGAACGCGCGACGACGATCCGCTCGCCGAGGTGGGTCTGGCCGAGGTCGCGGAGAAGGCGGCCGCCTCGGCCCGCCGCCGCACCGGCCGCGAGATCACCGTACGGACCGTGCGCCCGGCGGTGGTCGAGGGACGCCCCGCCGCGCTGAACCGTGCGCTCACGAACCTGCTGGAGAACGCCGCCAAGTTCGACGCGGGCGGCACGGAGCCGATCGAGGTCGTGGTCACCGGCGCCCGGGTCGAGGTCCTGGACCGCGGCCCCGGTATCGCGGACGCCGATCTCACCCGCGTCTTCGACCGCTTCTACCGCGCCGCGGCCGCCCGCGGCCTCCCCGGCTCCGGCCTCGGCCTCGCCATCGTCCGCGAAATCGCCACCGCCCACGGCGGCCACGCCTTCGCCACCCACCGCCCCGGAGGCGGCGCCACGCTGGGGTTCACGGTCGGCACGGGCACGGGCACGGGCCAGGGGAGCGCCATGGGTCCCGGCGGGGCCCACATGGAGAACGGGGCGGGTTCTTAG
- a CDS encoding response regulator transcription factor, translated as MTHSVLLAEDDRPIRTALERALTLEGYQVTAVADGIQALAAAHRERPDVILLDVMMPGIDGLQVCQVLRAEQDRTPILMLTARVETADRIAGLDAGADDYVVKPFEVEEVFARLRALLRRSTAGSAGAADGGGQAAGPDGADENGEAGGSAEAGGAYEALVADSGVVEAADLRIDGPSRRAWRGERELELTRTEFELLELLARNAGIVLDHSTIYDRIWGYDFGPGSKNLAVYVGYLRRKVDVPGSRPLIHTVRGVGYVLRED; from the coding sequence GTGACCCATTCCGTACTGCTCGCCGAGGACGACCGCCCCATCCGTACCGCGCTGGAGCGTGCCCTGACCCTGGAGGGGTACCAGGTCACGGCCGTCGCCGACGGCATCCAGGCGCTGGCCGCCGCCCACCGCGAGCGGCCGGATGTGATCCTGCTGGACGTGATGATGCCGGGCATCGACGGGCTCCAGGTGTGCCAGGTGCTGCGGGCCGAGCAGGACCGCACCCCGATCCTGATGCTCACCGCCCGGGTCGAGACCGCGGACCGGATCGCCGGACTGGACGCCGGGGCGGACGACTACGTGGTCAAGCCGTTCGAGGTCGAGGAGGTCTTCGCCCGGCTGCGGGCGCTGCTGCGGCGGTCGACGGCCGGCTCGGCCGGGGCGGCCGACGGCGGCGGGCAGGCGGCCGGTCCCGACGGTGCCGATGAGAACGGCGAGGCGGGTGGGTCCGCGGAGGCCGGCGGGGCGTACGAGGCACTGGTGGCGGACAGCGGAGTCGTCGAGGCGGCGGATCTGCGGATCGACGGCCCCTCGCGCCGTGCCTGGCGCGGCGAGCGGGAGCTGGAGCTGACCCGGACCGAGTTCGAGCTGCTGGAACTGCTGGCCCGGAACGCCGGGATCGTGCTCGACCATTCGACGATCTACGACCGGATCTGGGGCTACGACTTCGGTCCGGGCTCGAAGAACCTCGCGGTGTACGTGGGCTATCTGCGCCGCAAGGTCGACGTCCCCGGCAGCCGGCCGCTGATCCATACGGTGCGTGGCGTCGGCTATGTGCTGAGGGAGGACTGA
- a CDS encoding glycosyltransferase family 4 protein translates to MKITLLLHNAYAIGGTVRTTLNLAAALADRHDVEIVSMLRHREVPRFTVDPRVRLVPLVDTRVGSDDMADPLFGEPAQDFPLAEKRHHQYSRLVDVRAAELLRTTDADILIGTRPGINVYLARFGPHRALRIAQEHLRHDAHSKRLRAELARHYRTLDAVVTTTEADAAVYRARMPLPGVRVLAVPNIVPAPDGPPSEGTSKVIAAAGRLVRGKRFDLLIEAFSAVAAKHPDWRLRIHGGGAERAQLQGLIDGLGLGGQAELTGPRSPIEAEFAKASIVASASDAESFGMTIVEAMRCGVPVVSTDCPLGPAEIIHDGTDGLLVPRGDGPALTEALLTLIEEPERRRTMAERALQSSHRYDPEPIAERYQLLFGELRSTRGRRARQRALANARARARRLLRRALRR, encoded by the coding sequence ATGAAGATCACCCTGCTGTTGCACAACGCCTACGCCATCGGCGGCACCGTCCGCACCACCCTCAACCTCGCCGCCGCGCTCGCCGACCGGCACGACGTCGAGATCGTCTCGATGCTGAGACACCGCGAGGTCCCGCGGTTCACCGTGGACCCCCGGGTGCGGCTGGTCCCGCTGGTGGACACCCGGGTCGGCAGCGACGACATGGCCGATCCGCTGTTCGGCGAACCCGCGCAGGACTTCCCGCTCGCGGAGAAGCGGCACCACCAATACAGCCGGCTGGTCGACGTCCGCGCCGCGGAGCTGCTGCGCACCACCGACGCGGACATACTGATCGGCACCCGGCCCGGCATCAATGTCTACCTGGCGCGGTTCGGACCCCATCGGGCACTGCGGATCGCCCAGGAGCACCTCCGGCACGACGCCCACAGCAAACGGCTCCGCGCCGAACTCGCCCGCCATTACCGGACGTTGGACGCCGTGGTCACCACCACCGAGGCGGATGCCGCCGTCTACCGCGCGCGGATGCCGCTGCCCGGCGTACGCGTCCTGGCGGTGCCCAACATCGTGCCCGCGCCGGACGGGCCGCCGTCCGAGGGCACCTCGAAGGTGATCGCGGCGGCCGGCCGGCTGGTCCGCGGCAAGCGCTTCGACCTGCTGATCGAGGCGTTCTCCGCGGTCGCCGCCAAGCACCCCGACTGGCGGTTGCGGATACACGGCGGCGGCGCCGAACGGGCGCAGCTCCAGGGGCTGATCGACGGGCTCGGGCTGGGCGGGCAGGCGGAGCTGACCGGGCCGCGCTCGCCGATCGAGGCGGAGTTCGCCAAGGCGTCGATCGTCGCCTCGGCCTCGGACGCCGAGTCGTTCGGCATGACCATCGTCGAGGCGATGCGCTGCGGGGTACCCGTCGTCAGCACCGACTGCCCGCTGGGCCCGGCCGAGATCATCCACGACGGTACGGACGGGCTGCTGGTGCCGCGCGGCGACGGCCCGGCGCTGACCGAGGCGCTGCTCACCCTCATCGAGGAGCCCGAGCGCCGCCGCACGATGGCCGAGCGCGCGCTGCAGAGCTCACACCGCTACGACCCGGAGCCGATCGCCGAGCGCTATCAACTCCTGTTCGGGGAACTGCGGTCGACGCGCGGACGGCGGGCCCGGCAACGTGCCCTGGCGAACGCCCGCGCCCGCGCACGACGGCTGCTGCGACGCGCCCTGCGACGCTGA
- a CDS encoding GH25 family lysozyme, translating to MLHGVDVSSHNTSYSTAGLDFVFVKATEGRSYINPNQSAQASKARKAGCVVGFYHFLWPGNIAAQAEYFVEKCASVQGDILACDWERTGEGTCASNAQKDQFLREVKKLRPTHRVMLYCNRDFWLNRDTTSYAADGLWIADYVSAGHPRIKAKWRIHQYTDQPLDKDVADFSSKAALKKWAHPA from the coding sequence ATGCTGCACGGTGTCGATGTCAGCTCCCACAACACCTCGTATTCCACCGCGGGGCTGGATTTCGTTTTCGTCAAGGCCACCGAAGGCCGCTCCTACATCAACCCGAACCAGTCCGCACAGGCGTCAAAGGCACGTAAAGCGGGCTGTGTGGTGGGTTTCTACCACTTTCTGTGGCCGGGCAATATCGCCGCCCAGGCGGAATACTTCGTCGAGAAGTGCGCCTCGGTCCAGGGCGACATTCTGGCCTGCGACTGGGAACGCACCGGCGAGGGGACCTGTGCGAGCAATGCACAGAAAGATCAATTCCTGCGCGAGGTGAAGAAGCTGCGCCCCACGCACCGGGTGATGCTCTACTGCAACCGCGACTTCTGGCTCAACCGCGACACCACGTCCTACGCGGCCGACGGCCTGTGGATCGCCGACTACGTCTCCGCCGGGCACCCGCGGATCAAGGCGAAGTGGCGCATCCATCAGTACACCGACCAGCCGCTGGACAAGGACGTCGCGGACTTCTCCAGCAAGGCCGCCCTCAAGAAGTGGGCGCACCCGGCATAA